The Kribbella sp. NBC_00662 nucleotide sequence ACTTCGCGTCGAGGAAGATCGCCTCGGCCGGCGCGACCAGGTCCCGCATCTGCTGCTTCAACGACTCGTCGGCGAGTTCGTCGGCGTCGCAGTTGAAGACGTAAAGGTACGGCTTCGCCGTCATCAGCATCAGCTCGCGGATCGCGTCGCGGTCCACGTCGGTCGCGATGATCGGCGTACCGGCCTCGAGGTGCTTCTGCGCCTCCCGGACCGCGTCCAGGACGGCGACCGACTCCTTCTTCAGCCGGGCCTCCTTCTCCAGCCGCGGGATCGCCTTCTCGACGGTCTGCAGGTCGGCGAGGATCAGCTCGGTCTGGATCGTGGAGATGTCGTCGGACGGCGAGACCTTGCCGTCGACGTGGGTGACGTCGTCGTCGCGGAACACCCGGGTGACCTGGCAGATCGCATCCGACTCGCGGATGTGGCTGAGGAACTTGTTGCCCAGCCCCTCGCCCTCCGACGCGCCGCGGACGATACCGGCGATGTCGACGAACTGGACGGTGGCGGGGATCACCTTCGCGGAGTCGTACAGCTCGGCCAGCTTGCCCAGCCGCGCATCCGGTACGCCGACCACCCCGACGTTCGGCTCGATGGTCGCGAACGGGTAGTTCGCGGCGAGCACGTCGTTCTTGGTCAGCGCGTTGAACAGGGTGGACTTGCCCGCATTGGGGAGCCCGACGATTCCGATGGTGAGTGCCACGGGCGTCAAGGTTACGCGGCGAACACCGAAGTACCCCAATCGTCAGAGGACGAATGCCTCCAGGGCGGCGCCGTACCAGCGCTCGACGCGGCCCAGTGAACGCATGCCCAGCCGCCCGCAGACGGCCAGCGAGGCGACGTTGTCCGGGCGCACCACCGCGTAGATCTCACTGAGCCCCGCCCTGAAACCGTGCGAGATCGCACCCCGCGCCGACTCGGTCGCCAGCCCGCGGCCCCACGCGTCGGGGTGGAAATGCCAGCCGACCTCGACCTCACCGCGCCCCGGCGTCCCGTCCGACGGATCGGGCAGCGGCACCAGTAACACAGTCCCTGCGACCGTCCCGGTGAGGCGCTCCTCGACGGCCCACACGCCGTACGTCGCGTCGCGGTTGCGCTCGTTCCACCGCTGGATCGTGCGGCCGGCCGCGTCGCGGTCGGTCATGACGCGCGGCTCGGCGCCCAGCCAGCGCGAGACCTCCCACCGCCGGTAGATGTCGAACACCCGGTCCCCGTCGGTGTCCACCCAATCGCGCACCACGAGCCGGTCGGTCTCGTACACAACCTTCGGATCCATCGCGCCACCTCCCAAGGCTGTTCCTATTTGTCCCAACCAGGCGTTCGCAAGCAACGTCTCCAGTCTGTGACCACTTGGACGGACCGCGTCGGGATTCCCTCACGCTTCGTGTTCGCGTGCCTGCAATTCCTACGCTTCGGCTGCCTCGAACTGGTGTCCTGCCTGTTCCCCGCGTTCCTGTTCGCGGGTCTGGCCATCTCGAAGTACGTCGACCTGCCGATCGCCCGGTACGACGCCCTGCTGATCTACTGCCTCGGCCTGACGCTGCTGTTCTGGCTGGTGCGCCTGGAGACGTGGCGCGAGGTCGCGGTGATCTTCGGGTTCCACCTGATCGGGCTCGGGCTCGAACTCTTCAAGGTCCGCGTCGGCTCGTGGCAGTACCCGGGTGACGCGGTGACGAAGATCGCCGGCGTACCGCTGTTCGCCGGGTTCATGTACGCCGCGGTCGGCAGCTACCTGTGTCAGGCCTGGCGACGCTTCGACCTCCGCGTCAGCAACTACCGCCCGTTCCTGACCACGATCTTCGCGGTGCTGATCTACGCGAACTTCTTCACCCATCAGTGGCTGCCCGACCTGCGCATCCCGATCGCGCTCGGTCTGCTGATCGTGCTGCGCCGTACCTGGGTCTTCTTCACCGTCGGCGTACGGCGGTACCGCATGCCGCTCGCGGTCTCGTTCGCGCTGATCGGATTCTTCCTGTGGATCGCGGAGAACGCCGGCACGTTCCTCGACGCCTGGAACTACCCGGACCAGGTCAACGTGTGGCATCTCGTGCACCCCGCGAAGTTCGGCGCGTGGTCGTTGCTGGTCAGCATGAGCTTCGTGCTGGTCGCCAGTGTGAAGTCGCTCGAGGGCCGGCTGTACCACCGGGGCACGGCCGCAACAGTCGAGATCGCACCGCAACATCACGACGCCAACCATGCTGACGGGTAAGGCGTCTTCAGTGATGTGAGGCTCCTGAGCGGGAGCTGTTGCTGGGGAACAACCGCCTGATTCGCAAGGGGAGCATGATGTCGCGAAAGTTCGCCGCCTTCGTCGCGACCGGTGTTGCACTGGCTGTCGTCGTCGGATCGCTACTGGTCCTGGCGCTCGGCCATCAACGCCAGCCGGAGCCGACCGCGGCAACCACGCAGACCTCCACATCCACCACGCCGTCGCCGACGCCGACCGACACGCCGACGCTGAACGCACCGCCGTCGACGCCACGCAAACCGGCGCCGGACCCGACCGCGGCGATTGCCACAGGCAACAAAAAGGTACTGTTCTTCAGCTTCGACGACGGACCGGACCCGGTCTGGACCCCGAAGGTGCTGCAGGTGCTGGCCAAGTACGGCGCCCACGCGACATTCTTCGAACTCGGCGCGATGCAGACCGCGCACCCGGGGCTGCGCGAGCAGGTGCTTGCTGCCGGCAACACGATCGGCAGCCACTCGATCACGCACCCGCAGCTGACCATTCTGTCCGCGGCCAAGCGGCACCACGAGATCTTCGACGGACCGCACTCGACCTGCTTCCGTCCGCCGTACGGCGCCTCGAACCCGAAGGTCCGCGCCGACATCAAGGCCGCGGGGATGGTCCAGGTGCTCTGGGACGTCGACCCGCGCGACTGGGCCCGCCCCGGGACGAACGCGATCGTGCACAACATCATGACCCACACGCACAACCACAACATCATCCTGATGCACGACGGCGGCGGCAACCGCGCGCAGACCGTCGCGGCCCTCGACAAGGTCCTCCCGCAGCTCAAGGCCCAGGGCTACACGTTCGCAGCCATGGACTGCTGACCGCCGGCGGCGCACAATGCGCCATGGATGCTTCGCAGGAGCTTCACCGCCTGGCCGCCGGGTACCAGGTCACACAGGCGATCCACGTCGCCGCCCGGCTCGGCCTCAGCGACCTGATCGCGGCCGGACCGAAGAGCCTGACCGAGCTGGCCTCAGCCACCGGTGCCGACGAGCAGGCGCTGGCCCGGCTCATGCACGCGCTCACCGCACTGGGCCTCTACACGGCCGACAGTGAGGGCTTCGCGAATACCGAGCTCGGCGCAGCGCTGCGGGTCGACGCACCACGCTCGGTCGCGGGCTGGGCCCGGTTCATCGGCACGGGGT carries:
- a CDS encoding polysaccharide deacetylase family protein — protein: MMSRKFAAFVATGVALAVVVGSLLVLALGHQRQPEPTAATTQTSTSTTPSPTPTDTPTLNAPPSTPRKPAPDPTAAIATGNKKVLFFSFDDGPDPVWTPKVLQVLAKYGAHATFFELGAMQTAHPGLREQVLAAGNTIGSHSITHPQLTILSAAKRHHEIFDGPHSTCFRPPYGASNPKVRADIKAAGMVQVLWDVDPRDWARPGTNAIVHNIMTHTHNHNIILMHDGGGNRAQTVAALDKVLPQLKAQGYTFAAMDC
- a CDS encoding DUF817 domain-containing protein, which translates into the protein MTTWTDRVGIPSRFVFACLQFLRFGCLELVSCLFPAFLFAGLAISKYVDLPIARYDALLIYCLGLTLLFWLVRLETWREVAVIFGFHLIGLGLELFKVRVGSWQYPGDAVTKIAGVPLFAGFMYAAVGSYLCQAWRRFDLRVSNYRPFLTTIFAVLIYANFFTHQWLPDLRIPIALGLLIVLRRTWVFFTVGVRRYRMPLAVSFALIGFFLWIAENAGTFLDAWNYPDQVNVWHLVHPAKFGAWSLLVSMSFVLVASVKSLEGRLYHRGTAATVEIAPQHHDANHADG
- the ychF gene encoding redox-regulated ATPase YchF; the encoded protein is MALTIGIVGLPNAGKSTLFNALTKNDVLAANYPFATIEPNVGVVGVPDARLGKLAELYDSAKVIPATVQFVDIAGIVRGASEGEGLGNKFLSHIRESDAICQVTRVFRDDDVTHVDGKVSPSDDISTIQTELILADLQTVEKAIPRLEKEARLKKESVAVLDAVREAQKHLEAGTPIIATDVDRDAIRELMLMTAKPYLYVFNCDADELADESLKQQMRDLVAPAEAIFLDAKFEAELVELGDEDEAREMLSEMGIEEPGLDVLARVGFDTLGLQTYLTAGPKESRAWTIKRGATAPEAAGVIHTDFQRGFIKAEIVSFDDLMEAGSMNAARAAGKVRMEGKDYIMQDGDVVEFRFNV
- a CDS encoding GNAT family N-acetyltransferase; the protein is MDPKVVYETDRLVVRDWVDTDGDRVFDIYRRWEVSRWLGAEPRVMTDRDAAGRTIQRWNERNRDATYGVWAVEERLTGTVAGTVLLVPLPDPSDGTPGRGEVEVGWHFHPDAWGRGLATESARGAISHGFRAGLSEIYAVVRPDNVASLAVCGRLGMRSLGRVERWYGAALEAFVL